One part of the Vibrio palustris genome encodes these proteins:
- a CDS encoding ribose-phosphate pyrophosphokinase, translating to MPDMKLFAGNATPELAQRIADRLYISLGDATVSRFSDGEVAVQINENVRGSDVFLIQSTCAPTNDNLMELVVMIDAMRRASAGRITAVIPYFGYARQDRRVRSARVPITAKVVADFLSNVGVDRVLTIDLHAEQIQGFFDVPVDNIFGTPVLLEDMQVRGLVDPVVVSPDLGGVVRARATAKAMGDIDIAIIDKRRPRANVSEVMNLIGDVEGRDCIIVDDMIDTGGTLCKAAEALKNRGAKRVFAYATHAIFSGNAAKNIKNSVLDQVIVTDSITLSKEMAATGKVCQLTLSTMLAEAIRRISNEESISAMFNA from the coding sequence GTGCCTGATATGAAGCTATTTGCTGGTAATGCCACACCTGAACTAGCCCAACGTATTGCTGATCGTCTCTATATTTCCCTTGGTGATGCTACCGTTTCCCGTTTTTCTGATGGTGAAGTCGCGGTACAAATCAATGAAAATGTACGTGGTAGCGATGTTTTTCTTATTCAATCTACCTGCGCCCCAACCAATGATAACCTCATGGAACTGGTGGTAATGATTGATGCAATGCGCCGTGCTTCAGCTGGACGTATCACCGCTGTTATCCCTTACTTCGGTTACGCACGCCAAGACCGTCGTGTTCGTTCTGCTCGTGTGCCAATTACGGCAAAAGTTGTTGCAGATTTTCTTTCTAATGTGGGCGTTGACCGTGTGTTAACCATAGACCTTCATGCAGAACAAATTCAAGGATTCTTTGATGTTCCCGTTGATAATATCTTCGGTACGCCAGTTCTCCTAGAAGACATGCAAGTCCGTGGACTTGTCGACCCAGTTGTTGTGTCGCCAGATTTAGGCGGTGTGGTACGTGCTCGTGCTACCGCTAAAGCAATGGGTGATATTGACATAGCCATTATCGATAAACGCCGTCCGCGTGCTAACGTTTCTGAAGTCATGAACCTCATTGGTGACGTAGAAGGTCGTGACTGCATCATTGTCGATGACATGATCGATACCGGTGGTACACTGTGTAAAGCGGCTGAAGCATTGAAAAACCGTGGAGCTAAGCGAGTATTTGCTTATGCAACCCACGCGATCTTCTCTGGTAATGCTGCCAAAAACATCAAAAATTCGGTTCTTGATCAAGTCATCGTTACCGACTCGATCACGCTTAGCAAAGAAATGGCGGCAACCGGCAAAGTATGCCAGTTAACCTTATCGACCATGCTTGCTGAAGCTATTCGTCGTATTAGCAACGAAGAATCTATTTCAGCGATGTTTAATGCTTAA
- the ispE gene encoding 4-(cytidine 5'-diphospho)-2-C-methyl-D-erythritol kinase produces the protein MTNTPTVWPSPAKLNLFLYINGQRDNGYHELQTLFQFLDHGDQLTITSTSDSEITLSPALPNVPLEDNLIYRAARSLQTYTQCQLGAHIELEKRLPMGGGIGGGSSNAATTFVALNHLWGTGCSDDELAQLGLALGADVPVFIRGLAAFAEGVGEQLTPVTPNEPWYLVIRPNVSIATKDIFTHPDLPRSTPKRSLSQLLAAPYENDCEKIVRLLYPEVDNKLSSLLQYAPSRLTGTGSCIFAEFSSAEQAHTALAKLDTNSVSAFIAQGRNTSPLKEALAVYQTAKTLSI, from the coding sequence ATGACAAACACGCCTACTGTGTGGCCATCGCCGGCAAAATTAAATCTGTTTCTTTACATTAATGGTCAAAGAGATAATGGGTACCATGAATTACAAACCCTATTTCAGTTTTTAGACCACGGCGATCAACTGACTATCACCTCTACGTCAGACTCTGAGATTACACTAAGCCCTGCACTGCCTAATGTGCCGCTTGAAGACAATCTGATTTATCGCGCGGCACGCTCTCTACAAACGTATACGCAATGCCAACTAGGTGCTCATATTGAACTTGAGAAGCGATTACCAATGGGAGGCGGGATTGGCGGCGGTTCGTCTAACGCGGCAACCACTTTCGTTGCATTGAATCATTTATGGGGGACTGGCTGCAGTGACGATGAGCTTGCCCAATTAGGACTGGCACTGGGTGCCGATGTTCCCGTGTTTATTCGAGGTTTGGCAGCATTTGCAGAAGGCGTGGGTGAACAACTCACCCCCGTTACCCCTAATGAACCTTGGTATCTTGTCATACGTCCAAATGTGTCGATTGCTACCAAAGATATTTTTACTCATCCTGATTTACCACGAAGCACACCTAAACGCTCACTTTCACAGCTTTTGGCGGCTCCTTACGAAAACGATTGCGAAAAAATTGTCCGATTACTGTACCCAGAGGTTGATAATAAACTTTCATCGCTGCTACAATATGCGCCGTCGAGGTTGACTGGTACTGGATCTTGCATTTTCGCGGAATTTTCTAGCGCTGAACAAGCCCATACTGCTCTTGCTAAACTTGATACTAATAGTGTTTCAGCGTTTATCGCGCAAGGGCGAAATACATCGCCGTTGAAAGAAGCACTGGCTGTTTACCAAACAGCCAAGACCCTTTCTATTTAA
- the lolB gene encoding lipoprotein insertase outer membrane protein LolB: MRFVTQRITLVFSLILLLAGCSSVSKAPDYQVDWSSHESRLNQIDNYSLSGKMGYISPQKRESMNFQWRKRGENTDLRLTNFLGQTLLHLTITKDGSTIKTYDDKVFHDKDAQALVARLTGLRLPILPLQKWVLGLPNDSDDHILNQHNTLGSLITTVDNKRWLVNYTDYEPFPYQESTIPLPKRLSLTQGQVKLRIVIAKWTVK, translated from the coding sequence ATGAGATTTGTCACCCAACGTATTACTCTAGTTTTCTCACTGATCTTACTACTGGCAGGGTGTAGTTCAGTGAGCAAAGCGCCCGATTATCAGGTTGACTGGTCATCACACGAAAGTCGTTTAAACCAGATTGATAACTATTCTCTCTCAGGAAAAATGGGATATATATCCCCTCAAAAACGAGAGTCGATGAATTTCCAATGGCGCAAACGTGGCGAGAATACTGATTTACGCCTGACAAATTTCCTTGGCCAAACGCTCTTGCACCTGACAATAACTAAAGATGGCTCTACCATCAAAACCTATGATGATAAAGTTTTTCACGATAAAGACGCGCAAGCACTAGTAGCGCGCTTAACCGGACTTCGTTTACCGATTTTACCTCTACAAAAATGGGTATTAGGATTACCAAATGATTCAGATGATCACATTCTTAATCAACATAACACGCTGGGTTCGCTGATCACGACAGTCGATAATAAGCGCTGGTTAGTCAATTATACCGATTACGAACCATTCCCTTATCAAGAGAGCACCATTCCTCTTCCTAAGCGCTTATCCTTAACTCAAGGGCAAGTAAAACTACGTATTGTAATTGCAAAATGGACCGTTAAGTAA